From a single Daphnia pulex isolate KAP4 chromosome 2, ASM2113471v1 genomic region:
- the LOC124210430 gene encoding elongation of very long chain fatty acids protein AAEL008004-like has translation MMTYSLVQTVVHEITRLWELRDKRVDDWPLMSSPLMPIVICLAYVYVVKIWGPQYMKDRPAYKLKEALLVYNLFQIVSNGWLFYELGRYGWLSGNYSFTCQPVDYSNSESALRMLTASYLFYILKFFDLFDTLFFVLRKKFSQISTLHVIHHALLVISPWPGIRFVCGGHTTFWIFLNTFVHVVMYFYYFMTVMGPRYRQFLGWKKQLTILQMTQFVVASLHCFQWIFIDCDFPVAFCWWIGGHELLILHLFIKFYQKTYALQRKEAGAFSSMPILNDKNK, from the exons ATGATGACTTATTCACTCGTACAAACGGTCGTACACGAAATCACCAGATTATGGGAACTACGAG ATAAACGAGTGGACGATTGGCCTTTGATGAGCTCCCCATTAATGCCAATCGTGATCTGTCTGGCTTACGTTTACGTCGTCAAAATATGGGGTCCGCAGTACATGAAAGATCGGCCAGCTTACAAGCTAAAGGAGGCTTTATTGGTCTACAACTTATTTCAAATCGTTTCAAACGGCTGGTTATTCTACGAATTAGGCCGCTACGGCTGGCTCAGTGGCAATTACAGTTTCACGTGTCAGCCAGTTGACTATTCGAATAGCGAATCAGCTTTGCGAATGCTCACGGCAAGCTACTTATtctacattttgaaattcttcgaTTTATTCGACACGCTCTTCTTTGTTCTTCGCAAGAAGTTCAGCCAAATATCGACGCTTCACGTCATCCACCACGCGTTACTTGTAATCAGTCCCTGGCCAGGAATTCGATTCGTCTGTGGAGGGCACACcactttttggatttttctcaaCACTTTCGTTCACGTCgtgatgtatttttattacttcATGACAGTCATGGGTCCGCGCTATCGACAATTCCTCGGTTGGAAGAAACAGCTCACCATCCTTCAGATGACTCAATTCGTCGTGGCATCTCTTCACTGTTTCCAGTGGATATTCATCGATTGCGATTTTCCTGTCGCTTTCTGCTGGTGGATCGGTGGCCACGAATTACTTATTCTCCACTTGTTTAtcaaattttatcaaaaaaccTACGCTCTCCAACGTAAAGAAGCGGGGGCTTTTTCATCGATGCCAATCCtgaatgacaaaaataaatga
- the LOC124210421 gene encoding ABC transporter G family member 20-like isoform X3, translating to MTNDAEGSVASLQSHQLGNATNVSASDSGVLVSNATKIYGAGKKRCAVLKGLNMTVKNGTIYGLLGASGCGKTTLLSCLVGRRRLNSGDILVLGHEPGSPESGIPGPRVGYMPQELALFGHFSIKETLHYFGRIYNLKTDFVNSQLEFLSKLLDLPPSHRYVGTLSGGQQRRVSFAVALFHEPELLILDEPTVGVDPLLRHNIWNHLVRQSVNHGRTVIVTTHYIEEARQANTIGMMRSGRLLAEDSPENLLRDYNLTSLENVFLELCMKNHENKLTSVVTNSTSCNQVDYKTEQTHHSQEGVDNMVVFDESVSSQLNVSETEIAIDPQIHNNNCDAVSSRPIEFCSSAPLFSPAICVTTEKSDRSDGSETSSGLQFTGSSNSTASGKRQNRPFRMSLPSPHRLIALIRKNYLQTFRNIGIVLFIYLLPPFQATVFSLTLGHDPTGLKLAIVNDELDPNQGRICTSNTTDCTYDMLSCRYLRYINDNIIQVPYDNVSEALEAGRNGQVWGVIHFGHDFTGEFEIRQDAGDSATLENIIRSRISVNMDSSNQIIYSSIEKWILEGFEDFYKDFMRSCGHEPEAGFIPLEFLDPIYGQNNTPFTEFMAPALIISLVYFMGVSLTAGVFINEKQQGLLDRNLVAGVQMTEVLMSHLVNHFTAMIGQTALVYLVVLLIFSIPCQGNLGLAVFITFLQSFVGMSFGLLIATVCDDEIGALILSQGSFLPLTVISGFGWPIEGMSFYLRYFAYCSPMAYAVESLRSVFNRGWGIEQTDVYVGILISIAWIFALLSLCLIVLHTRKNAS from the exons atgaCGAATGATGCGGAAGGATCAGTGGCTTCCCTTCAATCACATCAACTCGGAAATGCAACCAACGTCAGTGCCAGTGATTCGGGTGTCCTCGTCAGCAATGCGACAAAAATCTATGGCGCAGGAAAAAAACGCTGTGCAGTGCTCAAAGGACTCAACATGACTGTGAAAAATGGAACCAT ATACGGTTTACTTGGAGCCAGTGGCTGTGGTAAGACGACCCTGTTGAGTTGCCTCGTCGGACGTCGCCGACTGAATAGCGGAGACATTCTCGTCCTGGGACATGAGCCTGGATCACCGGAAAGCGGAATCCCCGGTCCAAGGGTCGGCTACATGCCACAAGAACTGGCCTTGTTCGGCCACTTCAGCATTAAAGAAACGCTCCACTATTTCGGCCGCATCTACAATTTGAAAACGGATTTTGTCAACTCGCAATTGGAGTTTCTGTCGAAGTTATTAGACCTTCCCCCGAGTCATCGTTACGTCGGGACGCTGAGTGGTGGCCAACAAAGACGCGTCTCTTTTGCTGTCGCCCTTTTCCACGAACCGGAGCTGCTCATCTTGGACGAGCCAACGGTTGGCGTTGATCCTCTACTCAGGCACAA TATCTGGAATCATCTTGTCCGCCAAAGTGTCAACCATGGAAGAACAGTGATAGTCACCACTCACTACATCGAAGAAGCTCGACAGGCCAACACG ATTGGAATGATGCGCTCGGGTCGGCTGCTCGCGGAAGATTCGCCGGAGAATCTGCTAAGGGATTACAACCTAACTTCGTTGGAGAATGTATTTCTGGAACTTTGCATGAAGAATCACGAAAACAAACTCACTTCGGTTGTTACCAACTCCACAAGTTGTAACCAGGTTGACTACAAAACTGAACAGACACATCACTCGCAGGAAGGCGTTGACAACATGGTGGTCTTTGACGAAAGCGTCAGCAGTCAACTGAACGTATCTGAAACAGAAATCGCCATCGATCCCCAAATTCACAATAATAATTGCGACGCTGTATCCTCTAGACCAATAGAATTTTGCAGC AGCGCACCGCTGTTCAGTCCTGCCATCTGTGTCACGACTGAAAAGTCTGATCGGTCGGACGGAAGCGAAACGAGCAGCGGACTTCAATTTACTGGCAGCTCCAACAGTACGGCTTCCGGCAAACGTCAAAATCGGCCCTTCCGGATGTCCCTGCCGTCCCCGCATCGCCTCATCGCGCTCATTCGAAAGAATTATTTGCAGACTTTTCGTAACATTGG GATTGTTCTATTCATCTACTTGTTGCCCCCTTTTCAAGCAACTGTATTTAGTTTGACTCTCGGACATGACCCGACTGGCCTCAAGTTGGCCATTGTCAACGACGAACTGGATCCGAACCAGGGCCGAATCTGCACCAGCAACACAACGGACTGTACTTATGACATGCTCAGCTGTCGCTACCTTCGCTACATCAATGATAACATCATTCag GTCCCATACGACAATGTGTCAGAAGCTCTGGAAGCTGGAAGGAACGGCCAAGTTTGGGGTGTGATCCATTTCGGACATGATTTTACGGGGGAGTTTGAGATTCGACAGGATGCTGGAGATTCGGCAACGTTAGAAAACATTATCCGCAGTCGAATAAGCGTCAACATGGATTCGTCAA ATCAAATCATTTACTCTTCCATCGAAAAATGGATTTTGGAGGGCTTTGAAGATTTTTACAAGGATTTTATGCGGTCGTGCGGACATGAACCAGAGGCTGGTTTTATTCCTTTGGAG tttcttGATCCCATTTACGGCCAAAATAATACCCCGTTTACAGAATTCATGGCTCCTGCCTTAATAATTTC ACTAGTGTACTTCATGGGAGTCTCATTAACGGCCGGCGTCTtcattaatgaaaaacaacaaggtcTTCTTGACCGCAACTTGGTGGCAG gaGTGCAGATGACTGAAGTTCTGATGAGTCATTTAGTCAATCATTTTACCGCAATGATTGGCCAAACTGCATTGGTTTATTTGGTTGTATTATTAATCTTTAGCATACCGTGCCAGGGGAATTTGGGCCTAGCTGTATTCATTACTTTCCTTCAAAGTTTTGTCGGAATGAGCTTCG GTTTGCTGATCGCCACTGTATGTGATGATGAAATTGGCGCCCTTATACTTTCACAGGGAAGTTTTCTCCCATTGACAGTAATCAGCGGGTTTGGTTGGCCGATCGAAGGAATGTCGTTTTACCTTCGCTATTTTGCCTATTGCTCGCCGATGGCGTATGCCGTTGAATCTTTGAGAAGTGTTTTTAATCGAGGATGGGGTATTGAACAAACCGACGTCTATGTGGGAATCTTAATCAGCATCGCCTGGATTTTCGCTTTGTTAAGTTTATGCTTGATTGTTTTACACACACGCAAAAATGCCAGTTAA
- the LOC124210421 gene encoding ABC transporter G family member 20-like isoform X4 — MTKDVEGSVVFVSSLRNTTDCSNSDSSADSSVQGILVRNATKTYGVRKNKFAVLNGIDMSVKKGTIYGLLGASGCGKTTLLSCLVGRRRLDSGDILVLGHEPGSPESGIPGPRVGYMPQELALFGHFSIKETLQYFGRIYDLKTDFVDSQLDFLSKLLDLPPSHRYVGTLSGGQQRRVSFAVALFHEPELLILDEPTVGVDPLLRHSIWNHLVRQSVDHGRTVIVTTHYIEEARQANTIGLMRSGRLLAEDSPENLLREYNLSSLEDVFLKLCMADCGNEDKTANRIPTQQQQCTEGIDNVAFHPSSSELDISGTENSQQMELNLLHHKKHELPLSLSLADVSQTSFTNFNGTRVSKRSNRNYTKSVLPSVNRLSALIRKNGLQMFRKIGLLFFIFLIPAIQVILSCLSLGGDPSYLKLAIVNDELDPSQDRICNYTTTCTYSMFSCRYLRFIDNTTAIQVPFQSVSEALDAVKRGKVWGVVHFPQNFTDELVVRRADGKFADKETIRASRIAITLDSSSQQISLSLKQSLIEAFEDFSKDILAACNYEPTALGIPVTFLDPIYGESKPSFVELIAPGILLSVIYFIAVSLTTAVFLSERKAGFFDRSIVAGVQMSEFMIAHVVNQLIVLIGQTIFVYIFALLVFKISFHGSLALAVLITLLQGLCGMSLGLMIASLCDELTSAIQLSLGSIYVNLFVSGILWPTEGMPVYLRYFCFLMPQTYAIESLRNIFSRGWGIERPEVYGGILISFGWIFSLLGLGLVIGRIRKLTG, encoded by the exons ATGACCAAAGACGTCGAAGGGTCAGTGGTATTCGTTTCGTCGCTGAGAAATACAACGGACTGCAGTAACAGTGATTCGAGTGCTGACTCTTCTGTTCAGGGAATTCTCGTACGTAATGCGACAAAAACTTATGGCGTTCGAAAGAACAAATTTGCAGTGCTCAACGGAATCGACATGAGCGTGAAAAAAGGAACCat ATACGGTTTACTCGGAGCTAGTGGATGTGGTAAGACAACATTGTTGAGTTGCCTCGTCGGACGTCGTCGACTGGATAGCGGAGACATTCTCGTCCTGGGACATGAGCCTGGATCACCGGAAAGCGGAATCCCCGGTCCAAGGGTCGGCTACATGCCGCAAGAACTGGCCTTGTTCGGTCACTTTAGCATCAAAGAAACGCTCCAATATTTCGGCCGCATCTACGATTTGAAAACGGATTTCGTCGACTCCCAGTTGGATTTTCTGTCGAAGTTGTTGGATCTCCCCCCGAGTCATCGTTACGTCGGGACGCTGAGTGGTGGCCAACAAAGACGCGTCTCTTTTGCTGTCGCCCTTTTCCACGAACCGGAGCTGCTCATCTTGGACGAGCCAACGGTTGGCGTTGATCCTCTACTCAGGCACAG caTATGGAATCATCTTGTCCGCCAGAGTGTCGACCATGGAAGAACAGTGATAGTCACCACTCACTACATCGAAGAAGCTCGACAAGCCAACACG ATTGGGTTGATGCGATCCGGTCGCTTGTTGGCTGAAGACTCTCCGGAGAATCTTTTACGGGAGTACAACCTGTCATCATTGGAGGATGTTTTCCTAAAACTTTGTATGGCAGACTGTGGTAACGAAGACAAAACTGCCAACAGGATCccaacacagcagcagcagtgcacAGAAGGCATTGATAACGTGGCTTTTCATCCTAGTAGCAGTGAACTGGACATTTCTGGAACGGAAAATTCGCAACAAATGGAACTAAATCTTTTGCATCACAAAAAGCACGAGCTTCCGTTGTCCCTCTCCCTGGCTGATGTCAGTCAAACTAGTTTCACCAATTTTAATGGAACGCGAGTCAGCAAACGATCGAATCGAAATTACACCAAGTCCGTCCTGCCGTCTGTAAATCGACTGAGTGCACTCATTCGAAAGAATGGCTTGCAAATGTTTCGAAAAATCGG ATTGCTGTTCTTTATCTTCCTCATCCCAGCTATTCAAGTAATCCTCTCGTGTCTGTCATTGGGGGGAGATCCATCTTATCTCAAATTGGCCATCGTTAACGACGAGCTGGATCCGAGTCAGGATCGTATCTGCAACTACACGACGACCTGCACTTATTCCATGTTCAGTTGTCGCTATCTTCGTTTCATAGACAACACGACGGCCATCCAG gTGCCATTTCAAAGTGTATCGGAAGCTCTGGATGCGGTGAAAAGAGGGAAAGTGTGGGGCGTGGTCCACTTTCCTCAGAATTTCACGGACGAGTTGGTGGTCCGACGTGCGGATGGGAAATTTGCGGACAAGGAAACGATCCGCGCCAGTCGCATTGCCATTACTCTCGATTCTTCCA GTCAGCAGATTTCACTGAGTCTGAAACAGAGTCTGATTGAGGCGTTTGAAGACTTCAGCAAAGACATTTTGGCGGCGTGTAATTACGAACCAACAGCCCTGGGAATTCCCGTCACG TTTTTGGATCCGATTTACGGTGAAAGTAAACCCTCTTTCGTGGAGTTAATTGCACCCGGAATCCTTCTCTC GgtgatttatttcattgccGTCTCCCTGACGACTGCGGTTTTTCTCAGCGAACGAAAGGCGGGGTTCTTCGATCGTAGCATAGTCGCCG GTGTCCAAATGTCTGAATTTATGATTGCTCACGTTGTCAACCAACTTATTGTGCTGATTGGTCAGACGATTTTCGTTTACATATTCGCGCTCCTCGTCTTCAAGATTTCCTTCCACGGCAGTTTAGCCCTGGCCGTCCTCATCACTCTCCTTCAAGGGTTATGTGGCATGTCCTTAG GTTTGATGATTGCATCTCTGTGTGACGAGTTGACTAGCGCCATCCAACTGTCTCTGGGTAGCATTTATGTCAACCTCTTTGTAAGTGGAATCCTGTGGCCCACAGAGGGGATGCCAGTCTACCTGCGCTACTTCTGTTTCCTGATGCCGCAAACGTACGCCATCGAATCGCTGAGGAACATTTTCAGTCGAGGGTGGGGCATTGAACGACCCGAGGTTTACGGGGGCATCTTGATCAGCTTCGGTTGGATTTTCTCACTTCTTGGTTTGGGTCTCGTTATTGGTCGCATTCGCAAATTAACCGGCTAG
- the LOC124210421 gene encoding ABC transporter G family member 20-like isoform X1 → MTKDVEGSVVFVSSLRNTTDCSNSDSSADSSVQGILVRNATKTYGVRKNKFAVLNGIDMSVKKGTIYGLLGASGCGKTTLLSCLVGRRRLNSGDILVLGHEPGSPESGIPGPRVGYMPQELALFGHFSIKETLHYFGRIYNLKTDFVNSQLEFLSKLLDLPPSHRYVGTLSGGQQRRVSFAVALFHEPELLILDEPTVGVDPLLRHNIWNHLVRQSVNHGRTVIVTTHYIEEARQANTIGMMRSGRLLAEDSPENLLRDYNLTSLENVFLELCMKNHENKLTSVVTNSTSCNQVDYKTEQTHHSQEGVDNMVVFDESVSSQLNVSETEIAIDPQIHNNNCDAVSSRPIEFCSSAPLFSPAICVTTEKSDRSDGSETSSGLQFTGSSNSTASGKRQNRPFRMSLPSPHRLIALIRKNYLQTFRNIGIVLFIYLLPPFQATVFSLTLGHDPTGLKLAIVNDELDPNQGRICTSNTTDCTYDMLSCRYLRYINDNIIQVPYDNVSEALEAGRNGQVWGVIHFGHDFTGEFEIRQDAGDSATLENIIRSRISVNMDSSNQIIYSSIEKWILEGFEDFYKDFMRSCGHEPEAGFIPLEFLDPIYGQNNTPFTEFMAPALIISLVYFMGVSLTAGVFINEKQQGLLDRNLVAGVQMTEVLMSHLVNHFTAMIGQTALVYLVVLLIFSIPCQGNLGLAVFITFLQSFVGMSFGLLIATVCDDEIGALILSQGSFLPLTVISGFGWPIEGMSFYLRYFAYCSPMAYAVESLRSVFNRGWGIEQTDVYVGILISIAWIFALLSLCLIVLHTRKNAS, encoded by the exons ATGACCAAAGACGTCGAAGGGTCAGTGGTATTCGTTTCGTCGCTGAGAAATACAACGGACTGCAGTAACAGTGATTCGAGTGCTGACTCTTCTGTTCAGGGAATTCTCGTACGTAATGCGACAAAAACTTATGGCGTTCGAAAGAACAAATTTGCAGTGCTCAACGGAATCGACATGAGCGTGAAAAAAGGAACCat ATACGGTTTACTTGGAGCCAGTGGCTGTGGTAAGACGACCCTGTTGAGTTGCCTCGTCGGACGTCGCCGACTGAATAGCGGAGACATTCTCGTCCTGGGACATGAGCCTGGATCACCGGAAAGCGGAATCCCCGGTCCAAGGGTCGGCTACATGCCACAAGAACTGGCCTTGTTCGGCCACTTCAGCATTAAAGAAACGCTCCACTATTTCGGCCGCATCTACAATTTGAAAACGGATTTTGTCAACTCGCAATTGGAGTTTCTGTCGAAGTTATTAGACCTTCCCCCGAGTCATCGTTACGTCGGGACGCTGAGTGGTGGCCAACAAAGACGCGTCTCTTTTGCTGTCGCCCTTTTCCACGAACCGGAGCTGCTCATCTTGGACGAGCCAACGGTTGGCGTTGATCCTCTACTCAGGCACAA TATCTGGAATCATCTTGTCCGCCAAAGTGTCAACCATGGAAGAACAGTGATAGTCACCACTCACTACATCGAAGAAGCTCGACAGGCCAACACG ATTGGAATGATGCGCTCGGGTCGGCTGCTCGCGGAAGATTCGCCGGAGAATCTGCTAAGGGATTACAACCTAACTTCGTTGGAGAATGTATTTCTGGAACTTTGCATGAAGAATCACGAAAACAAACTCACTTCGGTTGTTACCAACTCCACAAGTTGTAACCAGGTTGACTACAAAACTGAACAGACACATCACTCGCAGGAAGGCGTTGACAACATGGTGGTCTTTGACGAAAGCGTCAGCAGTCAACTGAACGTATCTGAAACAGAAATCGCCATCGATCCCCAAATTCACAATAATAATTGCGACGCTGTATCCTCTAGACCAATAGAATTTTGCAGC AGCGCACCGCTGTTCAGTCCTGCCATCTGTGTCACGACTGAAAAGTCTGATCGGTCGGACGGAAGCGAAACGAGCAGCGGACTTCAATTTACTGGCAGCTCCAACAGTACGGCTTCCGGCAAACGTCAAAATCGGCCCTTCCGGATGTCCCTGCCGTCCCCGCATCGCCTCATCGCGCTCATTCGAAAGAATTATTTGCAGACTTTTCGTAACATTGG GATTGTTCTATTCATCTACTTGTTGCCCCCTTTTCAAGCAACTGTATTTAGTTTGACTCTCGGACATGACCCGACTGGCCTCAAGTTGGCCATTGTCAACGACGAACTGGATCCGAACCAGGGCCGAATCTGCACCAGCAACACAACGGACTGTACTTATGACATGCTCAGCTGTCGCTACCTTCGCTACATCAATGATAACATCATTCag GTCCCATACGACAATGTGTCAGAAGCTCTGGAAGCTGGAAGGAACGGCCAAGTTTGGGGTGTGATCCATTTCGGACATGATTTTACGGGGGAGTTTGAGATTCGACAGGATGCTGGAGATTCGGCAACGTTAGAAAACATTATCCGCAGTCGAATAAGCGTCAACATGGATTCGTCAA ATCAAATCATTTACTCTTCCATCGAAAAATGGATTTTGGAGGGCTTTGAAGATTTTTACAAGGATTTTATGCGGTCGTGCGGACATGAACCAGAGGCTGGTTTTATTCCTTTGGAG tttcttGATCCCATTTACGGCCAAAATAATACCCCGTTTACAGAATTCATGGCTCCTGCCTTAATAATTTC ACTAGTGTACTTCATGGGAGTCTCATTAACGGCCGGCGTCTtcattaatgaaaaacaacaaggtcTTCTTGACCGCAACTTGGTGGCAG gaGTGCAGATGACTGAAGTTCTGATGAGTCATTTAGTCAATCATTTTACCGCAATGATTGGCCAAACTGCATTGGTTTATTTGGTTGTATTATTAATCTTTAGCATACCGTGCCAGGGGAATTTGGGCCTAGCTGTATTCATTACTTTCCTTCAAAGTTTTGTCGGAATGAGCTTCG GTTTGCTGATCGCCACTGTATGTGATGATGAAATTGGCGCCCTTATACTTTCACAGGGAAGTTTTCTCCCATTGACAGTAATCAGCGGGTTTGGTTGGCCGATCGAAGGAATGTCGTTTTACCTTCGCTATTTTGCCTATTGCTCGCCGATGGCGTATGCCGTTGAATCTTTGAGAAGTGTTTTTAATCGAGGATGGGGTATTGAACAAACCGACGTCTATGTGGGAATCTTAATCAGCATCGCCTGGATTTTCGCTTTGTTAAGTTTATGCTTGATTGTTTTACACACACGCAAAAATGCCAGTTAA